Proteins from a genomic interval of Medicago truncatula cultivar Jemalong A17 chromosome 3, MtrunA17r5.0-ANR, whole genome shotgun sequence:
- the LOC11419336 gene encoding auxin-binding protein ABP19a, with protein MKIFQILFLFTFFSVISHASVNDFCVADVKAPNTYSGYPCKPVAKITSDDFVFHGLVAAKTNNSFKIGVTSATVTNFPALNGLGISAMRVDMDEGGLSPMHTHPDATELGIVVQGEFTAGFLTPTSFYSKVLKAGDVFVVPKGMLHFAINSGKGKAIGYVSFSSENPTIHTLDSLLFANKLPSDLVAKTTLLDLEQVKKLKARFGGSG; from the coding sequence ATGAAGATTTTTCAAATACTTTTcctttttacatttttctcaGTAATTTCCCATGCTTCTGTAAATGATTTCTGTGTTGCAGATGTAAAGGCTCCAAACACCTATTCAGGCTATCCTTGCAAACCTGTGGCGAAAATCACATCAGATGATTTCGTCTTTCATGGCCTTGTAGCTGCAAAGACCAACAACTCTTTTAAAATTGGAGTCACCTCAGCAACTGTCACCAATTTTCCTGCCCTTAATGGACTTGGAATATCTGCGATGCGTGTAGACATGGACGAAGGAGGATTATCTCCAATGCATACTCATCCCGATGCTACCGAATTAGGGATTGTAGTTCAAGGTGAATTTACTGCTGGATTTTTGACACCTACTTCATTTTATTCCAAGGTGTTGAAAGCGGGTGATGTTTTTGTCGTTCCAAAAGGGATGCTACATTTTGCAATTAATTCTGGCAAGGGAAAAGCTAttggttatgttagttttagTAGTGAAAATCCTACAATTCATACACTTGATTCTCTTTTGTTTGCCAATAAACTTCCTTCTGATTTAGTTGCAAAAACTACCCTTCTTGATCttgagcaagtgaagaagttaAAGGCTCGTTTTGGTGGAAGTGGGTAG
- the LOC11412688 gene encoding auxin-binding protein ABP19a: MKIFQILFLFTFFSITSHASVNDFCVADVKAPNTNSGYPCKPVAKITPDDFVFHGLVAAKTNNSFKIGVTSATVTNFPALNGLGISAMRVDMDEGGLSPMHTHPDATELGIVVQGEFTAGFLTPTSFYSKVLKAGDVFVVPKGMLHFAINSGKGKAIGYVSFSSENPTIHTLDSLLFANKLPSDLVAKTTLLDLNQVKKLKARFGGSG; the protein is encoded by the coding sequence ATGAAGATTTTTCAAATACTTTTcctttttacatttttctcaATAACTTCCCATGCTTCTGTAAACGATTTTTGTGTTGCAGATGTAAAGGCTCCAAACACCAATTCAGGCTATCCTTGCAAACCTGTGGCGAAAATCACACCAGATGATTTCGTCTTTCATGGCCTTGTAGCTGCAAAGACCaacaactctttcaaaattggaGTCACCTCAGCAACTGTCACCAATTTTCCTGCCCTTAATGGACTTGGAATATCTGCGATGCGTGTAGACATGGACGAAGGAGGATTATCTCCAATGCATACTCATCCCGATGCTACCGAATTAGGGATTGTAGTTCAAGGTGAATTTACTGCTGGATTTTTGACACCTACTTCATTTTATTCCAAGGTGTTGAAAGCGGGTGATGTTTTTGTCGTTCCAAAAGGGATGCTACATTTTGCAATTAATTCTGGCAAGGGAAAAGCTAttggttatgttagttttagTAGTGAAAATCCTACAATTCATACACTTGATTCTCTTTTGTTTGCCAATAAGCTTCCTTCTGATTTAGTTGCAAAAACTACCCTTCTTGATCTTAATCAAGTGAAGAAATTAAAGGCTCGTTTTGGTGGAAGTGGGTag